In Methylobacterium aquaticum, the following are encoded in one genomic region:
- a CDS encoding undecaprenyl-diphosphate phosphatase, which yields MDVASIGKAVILALVEGATEFIPVSSTGHQLLVGHFIGFESPNNTFEVLIQLGAILAIVGVYFRQLLDLLRRAPGDPNARRFILAILIAFLPAAIIGGLFSKYIKFYLFNPWIICSTLVAGGLVLLVIDETELEQKYDDVHQFSLPMALKIGFFQCLAMIPGVSRSGATIVGAMLMGSGKRAATEFSFYLAMPTMAGAFAKDLLDNYKNLSKDDVGLIAIGFVVAFLSALFVVRKLLDYVSRHGFALFAWWRIIVGAAGFAGLIVFG from the coding sequence ATGGACGTCGCCAGCATCGGCAAGGCCGTCATTCTCGCCCTCGTCGAGGGCGCCACCGAGTTCATCCCGGTCTCCTCGACCGGGCACCAGCTCCTCGTCGGCCACTTCATCGGGTTCGAATCGCCCAACAACACCTTCGAGGTGCTGATCCAGCTCGGCGCCATCCTGGCGATCGTCGGGGTCTATTTCCGTCAGCTCCTCGACCTGCTGCGGCGCGCGCCCGGCGATCCGAATGCCCGCCGCTTCATCCTGGCGATCCTGATCGCGTTCCTGCCCGCCGCCATCATCGGCGGCCTGTTCTCGAAGTACATCAAGTTCTACCTGTTCAACCCCTGGATCATCTGCTCGACCCTGGTCGCCGGCGGCCTCGTCCTCCTCGTCATCGACGAGACCGAGCTGGAGCAGAAATACGACGACGTGCACCAGTTCTCGCTGCCGATGGCCCTGAAGATCGGCTTCTTCCAGTGCCTGGCGATGATCCCCGGCGTGTCGCGCTCCGGCGCCACCATCGTGGGGGCCATGCTGATGGGCTCGGGCAAGCGCGCCGCCACCGAGTTCTCGTTCTACCTCGCCATGCCGACCATGGCCGGCGCCTTCGCCAAGGACCTGCTCGACAACTACAAGAACCTGTCGAAGGACGATGTCGGGCTGATCGCCATCGGCTTCGTGGTGGCGTTCCTGTCGGCCCTGTTCGTGGTCCGCAAGCTCCTCGACTACGTCTCCCGCCACGGCTTCGCGCTGTTTGCCTGGTGGCGCATCATCGTCGGCGCGGCGGGATTCGCCGGGCTGATCGTGTTCGGCTGA
- a CDS encoding glutathione S-transferase family protein — protein MATLHHSSFCPHSRFVRLIMAEMGMEPQLVEERPWERRDDFLMMNPAGTTPVLVEEGGLAVPGGSVIAEYLDETRGLGLGGMRLLPESPAARVEVRRLLDWFLQKFDQEVTGYLVTEKIHKRFMTSQYGGGPPDMNAIRAARSNVRYHLKYIGYLISRRNWLAGSQLTYADLAAAAHLSCVDYLGDVPWDEDEMARNWYARVKSRPSFRSLLADRVAGMAPADHYADLDF, from the coding sequence ATGGCGACGCTCCACCATTCCTCGTTCTGCCCGCATTCCCGCTTCGTGCGCCTGATCATGGCCGAGATGGGCATGGAGCCCCAGCTCGTCGAAGAGCGCCCCTGGGAGCGCCGGGACGACTTCCTGATGATGAACCCCGCCGGCACCACCCCGGTGCTGGTCGAGGAAGGCGGGCTCGCGGTGCCGGGCGGCAGCGTCATCGCCGAGTATCTCGACGAGACGCGGGGCCTCGGCTTGGGCGGGATGCGGCTCCTGCCGGAATCCCCCGCCGCCCGGGTCGAGGTGCGGCGCCTGCTCGACTGGTTCCTGCAGAAGTTCGACCAGGAGGTGACCGGCTACCTCGTCACCGAGAAGATCCACAAGCGCTTCATGACCTCGCAGTACGGCGGCGGTCCGCCGGACATGAACGCGATCCGGGCGGCGCGCAGCAACGTGCGCTACCACCTGAAATACATCGGCTACCTGATCTCGCGGCGGAACTGGCTGGCGGGCAGCCAATTGACCTATGCCGACCTCGCCGCGGCGGCGCACCTGTCCTGCGTCGATTACCTCGGCGACGTGCCGTGGGACGAGGACGAGATGGCCCGGAACTGGTACGCGCGGGTGAAGTCGCGCCCCTCGTTCCGCAGCCTGCTCGCCGACCGGGTGGCCGGGATGGCCCCGGCCGACCATTACGCGGATCTGGACTTCTGA
- the queG gene encoding tRNA epoxyqueuosine(34) reductase QueG: MGFDALAVTRPDAVPALPERLSAWLAAGHHGGMGWMEERTGERADPARLWPDVRSIVMLGVNAAPDGDPLAALAAPSRGSIAVYARRRDYHDVIKGKLKELGGAFAAKAGAKVKVFVDTAPVMEKPLAAASGLGWQGKHSVLLSRNFGNWLLLGAIYTTAELPVDTPEDDHCGRCRRCLDACPTGAFPAPYRLDARRCLAYLTIEHEGPIPEEFRVPMGNRVFGCDDCLAVCPWNKFAVATRETRLMAREDLAAPPLAELARLDDDAFRARFSGTPIKRTGRDRFLRNVLIAIGNSGEEGLAGEAERLLDDASPLVRGMAVWALSRLGRLPAAPPRDEHDPDVLAEWRLAKNPGVQRASPLAGAGRRPA, from the coding sequence ATGGGCTTCGATGCCCTGGCGGTGACGCGCCCCGACGCGGTGCCGGCTCTCCCTGAGCGCCTCTCCGCCTGGCTCGCCGCCGGCCACCATGGCGGCATGGGCTGGATGGAGGAGCGCACCGGGGAGCGGGCCGATCCGGCGCGGCTGTGGCCGGACGTGCGCAGCATCGTGATGCTCGGGGTCAATGCCGCGCCCGACGGCGATCCGCTGGCGGCGCTCGCCGCGCCGTCGCGCGGCTCGATCGCCGTCTATGCCCGGCGGCGCGACTATCACGACGTGATCAAGGGCAAGCTGAAGGAGCTCGGCGGCGCCTTCGCGGCGAAGGCGGGGGCGAAAGTGAAGGTCTTCGTCGACACCGCGCCGGTGATGGAGAAGCCGCTGGCGGCGGCGTCCGGCCTCGGCTGGCAGGGCAAGCACAGCGTGCTGCTGTCGCGGAATTTCGGCAACTGGCTCCTGCTCGGAGCGATCTACACGACGGCCGAGCTGCCGGTGGACACGCCCGAGGACGACCATTGCGGCCGCTGCCGGCGCTGCCTCGATGCCTGCCCGACCGGCGCCTTCCCGGCCCCCTACCGGCTCGATGCGCGGCGCTGCCTCGCCTACCTGACGATCGAGCACGAAGGCCCGATCCCGGAGGAGTTCCGGGTGCCGATGGGCAACCGGGTGTTCGGCTGCGACGATTGCCTGGCGGTGTGCCCGTGGAACAAGTTCGCGGTCGCCACGCGCGAGACGCGGCTCATGGCGCGGGAGGACCTGGCAGCTCCTCCCCTGGCCGAGCTGGCCCGGCTCGACGACGACGCCTTCCGGGCGCGGTTCTCCGGTACGCCGATCAAGCGCACCGGCCGCGACCGTTTCCTGCGCAACGTGCTGATCGCCATCGGCAATTCGGGGGAGGAGGGCCTGGCCGGCGAGGCCGAGCGCCTGCTCGACGATGCCTCGCCGCTGGTGCGCGGCATGGCGGTGTGGGCTTTGTCCCGACTCGGACGCCTGCCCGCTGCCCCGCCGCGGGACGAGCACGATCCCGACGTGCTGGCCGAGTGGCGACTGGCGAAAAATCCGGGTGTCCAGAGGGCGAGCCCTCTGGCGGGTGCAGGGCGGCGCCCTGCATAA
- a CDS encoding SDR family oxidoreductase: MNLFVFGLGYTAGHFVARERARFAGVTATRQNPGTLDGVALRVFSPAETDPRIADDLGHADAILVSIPPDSGADPALAAFADAIAAGPARWIGYLSTIGVYGDQGGAWIDEATPPAPSHQRTRDRVAAEEAWLSLGARTGKAVQVFRLSGIYGPGRNAFEKLRQGKAQRIVKPGQVFNRIHVDDIATTLAASLDRPRPGAVYNVTDDEPAPPQDVTAFAAELAGLPLPPAVDFDTATLSPMARSFYGENKRVRNRLIREELGVELAYPTYREGLRGLV, translated from the coding sequence ATGAACCTGTTCGTCTTCGGGCTCGGCTACACCGCCGGCCATTTCGTGGCGCGCGAGCGCGCGCGTTTCGCCGGCGTCACGGCGACCCGCCAGAATCCGGGGACGCTCGACGGGGTCGCCCTGCGGGTCTTCTCGCCCGCGGAGACCGATCCCCGGATCGCCGACGACCTTGGCCACGCCGACGCGATCCTGGTGTCGATCCCGCCGGATTCCGGCGCCGATCCGGCGCTGGCCGCCTTCGCAGACGCCATCGCCGCCGGTCCGGCCCGGTGGATCGGCTATCTCTCGACGATCGGGGTCTATGGCGACCAGGGCGGCGCCTGGATCGACGAGGCGACCCCCCCGGCGCCCAGCCACCAGCGCACCCGCGACCGGGTGGCGGCGGAGGAGGCGTGGCTGTCGCTCGGGGCGCGGACGGGCAAGGCGGTGCAGGTGTTCCGGCTGTCCGGCATCTACGGGCCGGGGCGCAACGCCTTCGAGAAGTTGCGCCAGGGCAAGGCGCAGCGCATCGTCAAGCCGGGCCAGGTGTTCAACCGCATCCATGTCGACGACATCGCCACGACCCTCGCCGCCTCCCTCGACCGGCCGCGGCCGGGGGCGGTCTACAACGTCACCGACGACGAGCCGGCCCCGCCGCAGGACGTGACGGCCTTCGCCGCCGAGCTTGCCGGGTTGCCGCTGCCGCCGGCGGTCGATTTCGACACGGCGACTTTGAGCCCGATGGCGCGCAGCTTCTACGGCGAGAACAAGCGGGTGCGGAACCGGCTGATCCGCGAGGAGCTGGGGGTGGAACTGGCCTATCCGACGTATCGGGAGGGGTTGCGGGGCTTGGTGTAG
- the arfB gene encoding alternative ribosome rescue aminoacyl-tRNA hydrolase ArfB: MGLECTPWITLDESELEESFVRASGPGGQNVNKVSSAVQLRFDVRRSPALPNAVAIRLMKLAGRRLTADGVLVITAQNHRTQERNRAEARERLVDLVREAAVPPTPRRPTRPTLASKKRRLEDKGRRGDVKKLRGGKPGME, encoded by the coding sequence GTGGGTCTCGAATGCACGCCCTGGATCACCCTCGACGAATCCGAACTCGAGGAGAGCTTCGTGCGCGCCTCCGGTCCGGGCGGCCAGAACGTCAACAAGGTCTCGTCGGCGGTGCAGCTGCGCTTCGACGTGCGCCGCTCGCCCGCCCTGCCCAATGCCGTGGCGATCCGCCTGATGAAGCTCGCCGGGCGGCGGCTCACGGCCGACGGCGTGCTCGTCATCACGGCGCAGAACCACCGCACCCAGGAGCGCAACCGCGCCGAGGCCCGCGAGCGCCTGGTCGACCTCGTCCGCGAGGCCGCCGTACCCCCGACCCCGCGCCGCCCGACCCGGCCGACCCTGGCCTCGAAGAAGCGGCGGCTGGAGGACAAGGGCCGGCGGGGCGACGTGAAGAAGCTGCGGGGCGGCAAGCCCGGGATGGAGTGA
- the pdeM gene encoding ligase-associated DNA damage response endonuclease PdeM — protein sequence MALPLKLEKTHKTPGSMLAGETLALDLSGGLWLPEHRTLVVSDLHLEKGSAYAARSGQFLPPYDTRETLAGLHEAVARLDPACVVALGDSFHDAQGPARLAIEDRALIAALQEGRDWVWISGNHDRAVQDGIGGRFADTLAVGALTLRHEPADKPEIGEVAGHFHPVGKVAMRGRAVRRRCFVLDATRLVMPAFGSLTGGLNVRDKVFDDLFPGGFTAHLIGDGRVFAISRTMLTRE from the coding sequence GTGGCGTTGCCGCTCAAGCTCGAGAAGACCCACAAGACCCCGGGCAGCATGCTGGCCGGTGAAACCCTCGCCCTCGATCTCAGCGGCGGGCTGTGGCTGCCGGAGCACCGCACCCTGGTGGTCTCCGACCTGCACCTCGAGAAGGGCTCGGCGTATGCGGCCCGCTCGGGCCAGTTCCTGCCGCCCTACGACACCCGCGAGACCCTGGCCGGCCTGCATGAAGCCGTGGCCCGCCTCGACCCGGCCTGCGTGGTTGCCTTGGGCGATTCCTTCCACGACGCCCAGGGGCCGGCCCGCCTCGCGATCGAGGACCGCGCGCTGATCGCCGCCCTCCAGGAGGGCCGTGACTGGGTCTGGATCTCCGGCAACCACGACCGGGCGGTGCAGGACGGCATCGGCGGCCGCTTCGCCGACACCCTGGCGGTCGGCGCCCTCACGCTCCGGCACGAGCCGGCGGACAAACCCGAGATCGGCGAGGTCGCCGGCCACTTCCACCCGGTCGGCAAGGTGGCGATGCGCGGCCGCGCGGTGCGCCGGCGCTGCTTCGTCCTCGATGCGACGCGCTTGGTGATGCCGGCCTTCGGGTCGCTGACCGGTGGGCTCAACGTGCGCGACAAGGTCTTCGACGATCTCTTCCCCGGCGGGTTCACCGCGCACCTGATCGGGGACGGGCGGGTCTTCGCGATCAGCCGGACGATGCTGACGCGGGAGTGA
- a CDS encoding DUF3429 domain-containing protein has product MILGQSLFGFAPRPLLAAYGAVIASFLGGLRWGAAAASPEGKGADYAVSVVPSLVAWAALFAPAPWDLRVLGALVLAWGFVDQDLPRRGLVPAWLGRLRLVLSGVAGCALLAAGVFGAP; this is encoded by the coding sequence GTGATCCTCGGCCAGTCGCTGTTCGGGTTCGCGCCGCGCCCGCTGCTCGCGGCCTACGGCGCCGTGATCGCCTCGTTCCTCGGCGGCCTGCGCTGGGGCGCGGCGGCGGCCTCGCCGGAAGGGAAGGGCGCCGACTACGCCGTGTCGGTCGTGCCCTCGCTCGTCGCCTGGGCGGCCCTGTTCGCCCCGGCGCCGTGGGACCTGCGGGTGCTCGGCGCGCTCGTCCTCGCCTGGGGTTTCGTCGACCAGGATCTGCCGCGGCGCGGGCTGGTCCCGGCGTGGCTCGGACGCTTGCGGCTGGTGCTGTCGGGCGTGGCGGGGTGTGCGTTGCTGGCGGCGGGGGTTTTCGGAGCACCATAA
- a CDS encoding TIGR02186 family protein has translation MTIRGPRQALTVREKEALGPVFVNRAQQKFAEVPSFLAVLSSRPLAQIADEATRRRLRLGLAAIVAAPDLTLAAPAPDDPFREALLRLRRRERLFTESEAGVRFLAPTVFRTTAPLPATAPVGPYDVEVVLLAGGVPLARHEARFDLVKSGVEQGLATLARDWSLAYGLAVGALALISGWLASVIFRRD, from the coding sequence GTGACGATCCGGGGGCCCCGGCAGGCGCTGACGGTGCGCGAGAAGGAGGCCCTGGGACCGGTCTTCGTCAATCGGGCGCAGCAGAAATTCGCCGAGGTGCCGAGCTTCCTGGCGGTTCTGTCCTCGCGCCCCCTGGCGCAGATCGCCGACGAGGCGACGCGCCGGCGTCTGCGGCTCGGCCTCGCGGCGATCGTCGCCGCCCCCGACCTGACCCTGGCGGCGCCGGCCCCGGACGACCCCTTCCGCGAGGCGCTGCTGCGCCTGCGCCGGCGCGAGCGCCTGTTCACCGAGAGCGAGGCGGGGGTGCGGTTCCTGGCGCCGACGGTCTTCCGCACCACCGCGCCGCTGCCGGCCACCGCGCCGGTCGGTCCTTACGACGTCGAGGTGGTGCTGCTCGCCGGCGGCGTGCCGCTCGCCCGGCACGAGGCGCGGTTCGATCTCGTCAAGTCGGGCGTCGAGCAGGGTCTCGCGACCCTCGCCCGCGATTGGTCGCTGGCCTACGGGCTTGCCGTCGGCGCCCTGGCGCTCATCTCCGGCTGGCTCGCCAGCGTGATCTTCCGGAGAGACTGA
- a CDS encoding TIGR02186 family protein, translating into MVFALLAIGPARAESLVVSLSFNRLAVTSSYTGASVAVFGAVERDGQAGRAPAPTTWW; encoded by the coding sequence ATGGTTTTCGCCCTGCTCGCCATCGGCCCGGCGCGAGCCGAATCCCTGGTGGTCAGCCTGTCGTTCAACCGGCTCGCCGTCACCTCGTCCTACACGGGCGCTTCCGTTGCGGTGTTCGGCGCCGTCGAGCGCGACGGGCAGGCGGGGCGCGCTCCGGCGCCTACGACGTGGTGGTGA
- a CDS encoding sulfite exporter TauE/SafE family protein, producing the protein MQIYLPVAEMPVSVLVLLGLGAAVGFVSGLFGIGGGFLMTPILIVMGIPPAIAVATQTAPIVASSTTSVLAALRRNALDLRLGLVLVLGGFVGTSLGVWFFAAMRRAGQLDLVITVAYVTLFTVVGGLMLAESVRSAWARHRGRPRPARLGGDHAAYMAWPLRMRFPRSRLYASVIPILGLALFVGFAGAVLGIGGGFILVPALLYLMRVPTGVVVGTSQFQILCTSFVALVLHAVQNQAVDIVLAVILIAGGVFGAQFGARAGRNLRSEYFRFLLAILVLAVGLRFAVELVLRPAEPFSIVVQEAR; encoded by the coding sequence TTGCAGATCTACCTTCCCGTCGCCGAGATGCCGGTCAGCGTCCTGGTCCTCCTCGGGCTCGGCGCGGCGGTCGGCTTCGTGTCGGGCCTGTTCGGCATCGGCGGCGGGTTCCTGATGACGCCGATCCTGATCGTGATGGGGATCCCCCCGGCGATCGCCGTCGCGACCCAGACCGCGCCCATCGTCGCCTCCTCGACCACCAGCGTCCTGGCGGCGTTGCGGCGCAATGCCCTCGACCTCCGGCTCGGCCTCGTCCTGGTGCTGGGCGGCTTCGTCGGCACCAGCCTCGGCGTCTGGTTCTTCGCCGCCATGCGGCGGGCCGGCCAGCTCGATCTCGTGATCACGGTCGCCTACGTCACCCTGTTCACGGTGGTGGGCGGGCTGATGCTCGCCGAGAGCGTGCGCAGCGCCTGGGCGCGGCACCGCGGCCGGCCCCGGCCGGCGCGGCTCGGCGGCGACCACGCCGCCTACATGGCCTGGCCGCTGCGGATGCGGTTTCCCCGCTCGCGGCTCTATGCCAGCGTGATCCCGATCCTGGGCCTCGCCCTGTTCGTGGGCTTTGCCGGCGCGGTGCTGGGCATCGGCGGCGGCTTCATCCTGGTCCCGGCGCTCCTCTACCTGATGCGGGTGCCGACGGGCGTGGTGGTCGGCACCTCGCAGTTCCAGATCCTGTGCACCAGCTTCGTCGCCCTGGTGCTGCACGCGGTGCAGAACCAGGCGGTCGACATCGTGCTGGCGGTGATCCTGATCGCCGGCGGGGTGTTCGGGGCGCAGTTCGGGGCCCGGGCCGGGCGCAACCTGCGCTCGGAATATTTTCGGTTTCTCCTCGCCATCCTGGTCCTGGCGGTCGGCCTGCGCTTCGCGGTCGAGCTGGTCTTGCGGCCGGCGGAGCCGTTCTCGATCGTGGTCCAGGAGGCGCGCTGA
- a CDS encoding tetratricopeptide repeat protein — MIEPGGLRPRQPQGEPVPAPDLPAGDIKASFIAAARRAAQAAASEAAGAGQAQAPLERTGEAKGSLVERLRAAIERRRRPLLLGIAAIVLALGTLQALQHSGSRVAAPTISREATAPVDPATTQATGALALPKDTLPKDTLAKDTLAKGTPPVAAPAESESKVADAKGSDTKAPDTKAADVKPAPAKPEAAPQKGAEAETAKPTLAAKSALPRVTDMASLSHDLAGIPAGAGSLRQAALDGDGAAIYELASRSVDGRGLPRDTALAAKLFDRLAGAGYAPAQYRLGSQYEKGLGLVRDQEKARLWYGRAAMQGHVRAMHNLAVMLAESGSAGGKPDYTSAATWFRKAAEYGVRDSQYNLAVLQARGLGVTQDLSQAYGWFAAAAAQGDDDAGRKRDEVAGKLAPKDLAAARSAAEAWKARTPDPVVNDPPAARVETAANPGAMSLIGAPPPLAVGRGTGKV; from the coding sequence ATGATCGAGCCCGGCGGCCTGCGTCCGCGCCAGCCGCAGGGCGAGCCGGTTCCCGCCCCGGACCTGCCGGCCGGCGACATCAAGGCGAGCTTCATCGCGGCGGCCCGCCGCGCCGCCCAGGCCGCGGCCTCCGAGGCCGCCGGGGCCGGCCAGGCGCAAGCCCCCCTCGAGCGGACCGGCGAGGCCAAGGGCAGCCTGGTCGAGCGGCTCCGGGCCGCGATCGAGCGCCGCCGCCGGCCGCTGCTGCTGGGCATCGCGGCGATCGTGCTGGCGCTCGGGACGCTGCAGGCGCTCCAGCATTCCGGGTCGCGGGTCGCGGCGCCGACGATCTCCCGGGAGGCCACGGCGCCGGTCGATCCGGCGACGACCCAGGCCACCGGTGCGCTCGCCCTGCCCAAGGACACGTTGCCCAAGGACACGCTCGCCAAGGATACCCTCGCCAAGGGCACGCCCCCGGTCGCGGCGCCCGCGGAGTCGGAATCCAAGGTCGCGGACGCGAAGGGGTCCGACACCAAGGCGCCCGACACGAAGGCCGCGGACGTCAAGCCCGCTCCCGCCAAGCCCGAGGCCGCGCCCCAGAAGGGGGCCGAGGCCGAAACGGCGAAGCCCACGCTCGCTGCCAAGTCGGCGCTGCCGCGGGTGACCGACATGGCCTCCCTGAGCCACGACCTCGCCGGCATTCCCGCCGGGGCCGGTTCCCTGCGCCAGGCGGCGCTCGACGGCGACGGTGCGGCGATCTACGAGCTCGCCAGCCGTTCCGTCGACGGCCGCGGCCTGCCGCGCGACACCGCGCTGGCCGCCAAGCTGTTCGACCGACTGGCCGGCGCCGGCTACGCTCCGGCGCAGTACCGGCTCGGCAGCCAGTACGAGAAGGGGCTCGGCCTGGTCCGCGACCAGGAGAAGGCCCGGCTCTGGTACGGCCGCGCGGCGATGCAGGGTCATGTCCGGGCGATGCACAACCTCGCGGTGATGCTGGCCGAATCCGGTTCCGCCGGCGGCAAGCCCGACTACACCTCCGCGGCGACCTGGTTCCGCAAGGCCGCCGAGTACGGGGTGCGCGACAGCCAGTACAACCTCGCGGTGCTCCAGGCCCGCGGCCTCGGCGTCACCCAGGACCTGTCCCAGGCCTATGGCTGGTTCGCGGCCGCTGCCGCGCAGGGCGACGACGATGCCGGCCGCAAGCGCGACGAGGTGGCCGGCAAGCTGGCGCCGAAGGACCTGGCGGCGGCCCGCAGCGCCGCCGAGGCCTGGAAGGCGCGGACCCCGGATCCGGTCGTCAACGATCCGCCGGCCGCCCGCGTCGAGACCGCGGCGAATCCGGGTGCGATGTCGCTGATCGGCGCGCCGCCGCCCCTCGCCGTCGGCCGCGGCACCGGCAAGGTGTGA
- a CDS encoding MerR family transcriptional regulator — MAYDRQTESSRGASIRSGGAATRAGRPAGRSSAPATLTIGDLAEEFGVTLRALRFYEAKGLLHPQRRGTTRLYTEDDRSRLATILRGKELGFTLREIAAMVDGDELAEAGPGATLALSPAQVAEQIAHLENQKAEIERALEALRGYGKAVASA, encoded by the coding sequence ATGGCTTATGATCGGCAGACCGAGAGCAGCAGGGGGGCGTCCATCCGCTCCGGCGGGGCCGCGACGCGCGCCGGCCGGCCGGCTGGCCGCTCGTCCGCTCCGGCAACTCTTACCATCGGCGACCTCGCCGAGGAATTCGGCGTGACGCTGCGGGCGTTGCGTTTCTACGAGGCGAAGGGCCTGCTACATCCGCAGCGCCGCGGCACGACCCGCCTCTACACCGAGGACGACCGTTCGCGCCTCGCCACCATCCTGCGGGGCAAGGAGCTGGGCTTCACCCTGCGCGAGATCGCCGCGATGGTCGATGGCGACGAGCTCGCCGAGGCCGGCCCCGGTGCGACTCTCGCCCTGTCGCCGGCCCAGGTCGCCGAGCAGATCGCCCATCTGGAGAACCAGAAGGCGGAGATCGAGCGGGCGCTCGAGGCCCTGCGCGGCTACGGCAAGGCCGTCGCGAGCGCCTGA